The sequence TTCCCCATCGTCCATGGACGTCAGATTGACGGCAAGGATTTCAACGTTTTCTTTCTCTGCATTGTTTTCGTAGTAACTCTGCATATGGGGCATTTCAGCTTTACATGGCGGACACCAGGTTGCCCAGAAATTCAGGATCACTTTCTTACCTTGATAATTTGAAAGCTTTACGGCTTCACCCTCTAAGGTGGTTAATTTAAAATCCGGAGCGCGGTCCCCTTTTGCGAGCCCCTGCTGTGCATTAGAAAGATCCATGGATTCATTGGCTAATTGTGCAGCCTCTTCCCTGGCCTTCTTTTCCTGTTGATCCTGAAAAAAGTTCACTAAGAAAATGCCGATAAGAAGCGCAACGATGGCCAAAGCAAAATTTCGTTTATTCATTGTGTTTCCTCCTTATGTTTAAGAGAAAGATGAGATAGGTCATCATGATCAGATATGTCCAGGTGGTGACGGTAAATTCAAAGCCGCCGATGAAGGCACTTAGAAATAACTGTACTAAAGTAAACATGACTAAT is a genomic window of Rossellomorea sp. y25 containing:
- a CDS encoding redoxin domain-containing protein; the protein is MNKRNFALAIVALLIGIFLVNFFQDQQEKKAREEAAQLANESMDLSNAQQGLAKGDRAPDFKLTTLEGEAVKLSNYQGKKVILNFWATWCPPCKAEMPHMQSYYENNAEKENVEILAVNLTSMDDGEKAVHQFVDGYELTFPVPMDKEGAVGDEYRVFTIPTTYMIDTKGIIQHKIVGPMNEDMMGKMVEGME